One window of the Allosaccharopolyspora coralli genome contains the following:
- the uraH gene encoding hydroxyisourate hydrolase, producing the protein MTSAVTTHVLDAARGAPATDITVHLEAADGDKWVSMAEAATDSDGRVRELGPQQVDPGTYRLTFETGEYFRRNEVDTFYPQVQITFAIRDAAQHYHVPLLLSPFAYSTYRGS; encoded by the coding sequence ATGACCAGCGCAGTCACGACCCACGTCCTCGACGCAGCCAGAGGTGCCCCCGCCACCGACATCACGGTCCACCTCGAAGCCGCCGACGGCGACAAGTGGGTGTCGATGGCCGAGGCGGCAACCGACAGCGACGGCCGGGTGCGCGAGCTCGGCCCACAGCAGGTCGATCCCGGCACCTACCGGCTCACCTTCGAGACCGGCGAGTACTTCCGCCGCAACGAGGTCGACACCTTCTACCCGCAGGTTCAGATCACGTTCGCCATCCGGGACGCCGCGCAGCACTACCACGTGCCGCTGCTGCTGAGCCCGTTCGCCTACTCCACCTACCGAGGGAGCTGA
- a CDS encoding hydroxypyruvate isomerase family protein gives MGRDRYDVNLSILYTELDLLERPAAAKAAGFDAVEFWWPFASAAPADREVDAFAEAIEQAGVELVGLNFFAGDMPSGDRGVLSHPDRESEFTDSVQIAVGLGERLGCRAFNALYGNRLDGQDPSAQDEVAVQNLARAAKASSRIGGTVLVEPVSGVAAYPLQTAEDAMGVIDRTHRESDVDNLRLLFDLYHLVANGDDPDAALDRYARSIGHVQIADAPGRNEPGTGNLDFVHYFSALTAAGYRGHIGLEYKPSGASADSFGWIEKIG, from the coding sequence GTGGGACGCGACCGCTACGACGTCAACCTGTCGATCCTGTACACGGAGCTCGACCTGCTCGAGCGGCCCGCGGCCGCGAAAGCCGCGGGATTCGACGCCGTGGAGTTCTGGTGGCCGTTCGCCTCGGCCGCACCGGCCGATCGCGAGGTGGACGCGTTCGCCGAGGCGATCGAGCAGGCCGGTGTCGAGCTCGTCGGCCTGAACTTCTTCGCCGGCGACATGCCGTCCGGCGACCGCGGCGTGCTCTCCCACCCTGACCGGGAGTCGGAGTTCACCGACAGCGTCCAGATCGCCGTCGGCCTGGGTGAACGGCTGGGCTGCCGGGCGTTCAACGCGCTCTACGGCAACCGGCTCGACGGGCAGGATCCGTCCGCGCAGGACGAGGTCGCCGTGCAGAACCTGGCCCGTGCCGCGAAGGCGAGCAGCCGGATCGGTGGCACCGTGCTCGTGGAGCCGGTCAGTGGTGTGGCTGCCTACCCGCTGCAGACCGCCGAGGACGCGATGGGCGTCATCGACCGCACACATCGAGAGTCCGACGTGGACAACCTGCGGCTGCTGTTCGACCTCTACCACCTGGTCGCCAACGGCGACGACCCCGACGCCGCCCTCGACCGCTATGCGCGCTCCATCGGGCACGTACAGATCGCCGACGCTCCCGGACGCAACGAGCCCGGCACCGGCAACCTCGACTTCGTCCACTACTTCAGCGCACTCACCGCCGCCGGCTACCGCGGCCACATCGGCCTGGAGTACAAGCCCAGCGGCGCCAGCGCCGACAGCTTCGGCTGGATCGAGAAGATCGGCTGA
- a CDS encoding bifunctional allantoicase/(S)-ureidoglycine aminohydrolase, with amino-acid sequence MTEPTYYAAEGGLPPQTTLLTDRAVVKQAYTVIPRGVLRDIVTSNLPGWTRTRAWILARPVEGFATTFAQYHVEVSPGGGSTEPEPERGVESVLFLLSGALTLVVDGESHALMPGGYAYLPAGSTWSLSNDSDSSAGFQWIRKAYEPLDDHSTPKAFAVQEQDVEPKPMPDTDGAWATTRFVDPDDLAHDMHVNIVTFEPGAVIPFAETHVMEHGIYILEGKAVYRLNDDWVEVEAGDFLWLRAFCPQACYAGGPGKFRYLLYKDVNRQIKLT; translated from the coding sequence TTGACTGAACCGACGTACTACGCCGCCGAAGGCGGGCTGCCGCCGCAGACGACGTTGCTGACCGACCGCGCCGTGGTCAAGCAGGCCTACACGGTGATTCCGCGTGGCGTGCTCCGCGACATCGTCACGAGCAACCTGCCCGGCTGGACCCGCACCCGAGCGTGGATCCTGGCTCGACCGGTCGAGGGTTTCGCGACCACCTTCGCCCAGTACCACGTCGAAGTCTCCCCTGGCGGTGGCAGCACAGAGCCCGAGCCGGAACGCGGCGTGGAGTCGGTCCTGTTCCTGCTCTCCGGTGCGCTCACGCTCGTCGTCGACGGCGAGTCACACGCCCTGATGCCGGGAGGCTACGCATATCTGCCCGCGGGTTCGACGTGGTCGCTGAGCAACGACTCGGACTCTTCCGCCGGTTTCCAGTGGATCCGGAAGGCTTACGAGCCGCTGGACGATCACTCCACTCCGAAGGCGTTCGCCGTGCAGGAACAAGACGTCGAGCCGAAGCCGATGCCGGACACCGACGGCGCCTGGGCCACCACACGGTTCGTGGACCCCGACGACCTCGCGCACGACATGCACGTCAACATCGTGACGTTCGAGCCGGGCGCCGTCATTCCGTTCGCCGAGACCCATGTGATGGAACACGGCATCTACATCCTCGAAGGCAAGGCCGTGTACCGCCTCAACGACGACTGGGTCGAGGTCGAGGCCGGAGATTTCCTGTGGCTGCGCGCGTTCTGCCCCCAGGCGTGCTACGCGGGTGGCCCCGGCAAGTTCCGTTATCTGCTCTACAAGGACGTCAACCGTCAGATCAAGCTGACCTGA
- the uraD gene encoding 2-oxo-4-hydroxy-4-carboxy-5-ureidoimidazoline decarboxylase: MSTPRTRDRGQTPHQLNAMPRTDLLAHLLACLDVPRWAEAVADSRPFPDRTAVHDAAERAARPLSAEEIHRALAAHPRIGERVEGSGTSASFSRGEQGGVDAGDADLTRALHDGNAEYERRFGHVYLVCASGRSGTELLEILHARLDNDHDTELAVVADELRAIATLRLDKVIAA, from the coding sequence ATGTCCACACCTCGCACCCGTGATCGCGGGCAGACGCCGCATCAGCTCAACGCGATGCCGCGCACAGACCTGCTCGCCCACTTGCTCGCCTGTCTCGACGTCCCGCGGTGGGCGGAGGCCGTCGCCGACAGCAGACCCTTCCCCGACCGGACAGCCGTCCACGACGCGGCCGAGCGAGCAGCCCGACCGCTGTCCGCCGAAGAGATACACCGCGCGCTCGCCGCACATCCGCGCATCGGAGAGCGAGTCGAGGGCAGCGGCACCTCGGCGTCGTTCTCCCGCGGCGAGCAGGGCGGTGTCGACGCCGGCGACGCCGACCTCACCCGCGCACTGCACGACGGCAACGCCGAATACGAACGCCGGTTCGGGCACGTCTATCTGGTGTGCGCGAGCGGTCGCAGCGGCACGGAACTCCTGGAGATCTTGCACGCCCGGCTGGACAACGACCACGACACCGAGCTAGCCGTGGTCGCCGACGAACTCCGCGCCATCGCAACGCTCAGGTTGGACAAGGTGATCGCAGCATGA
- a CDS encoding nucleobase:cation symporter-2 family protein translates to MALFRRRQPERSSGTEVHPVDAVLPPGKMLAFGIQHVAAMYAGVVAPPLIIGQALDLDAVQLTLLIGASLFTAGIATVLQSVGVWRIGARLPFVNGVTFGSVAPILAIVAQSNEENPLSAVYGAVLVAGVLAFFAAPYFSRMIRFFPPVVNGTVITLIGLSLMPVGIQWITGQDESAADYASPQRIALGATTLVLVLLCNRFLKGFWNRIALLIGLVVGTLIAWPLGAIDTSTFEQAPLFNLPTPFDLGSPSFSFTATLSLCVVMLVAMMESTADMLALGEIVDRPADESTIAAGLRADGAGSALSAVFGGFTCSAFAQNIGLVALTRVRSRYVVATGGVVLIALGLFPVIGAVVSLVPEPVLGGAALVLFSSVTTSGMRTLGKTDIGDPFTSLIVAGSLSVGMIPVVSPDFYEHFPAAMRTVLDSGISTGCLAAIALNLLFGSTRRDKGDVPSQRDPDDDAAHNTQDDAPSRPAEHT, encoded by the coding sequence ATGGCCCTGTTCAGAAGACGCCAGCCCGAACGCTCCTCCGGCACCGAGGTCCATCCCGTCGACGCGGTCCTTCCGCCCGGCAAGATGCTCGCCTTCGGGATCCAGCACGTCGCGGCGATGTACGCCGGCGTGGTGGCGCCACCCCTGATCATCGGGCAGGCGTTGGATCTCGACGCCGTCCAACTCACTCTTCTCATCGGCGCCAGCCTGTTCACCGCCGGGATCGCCACGGTCCTGCAGTCCGTCGGTGTCTGGCGCATCGGCGCCCGGCTCCCGTTCGTCAATGGTGTCACGTTCGGCTCCGTGGCCCCGATCCTGGCCATTGTCGCGCAGAGCAATGAGGAGAACCCACTCTCGGCGGTCTACGGGGCGGTGCTCGTAGCGGGTGTGCTCGCCTTCTTCGCGGCACCCTACTTCTCCCGCATGATCAGATTCTTCCCTCCTGTGGTCAACGGCACGGTCATCACGTTGATCGGTCTGTCCTTGATGCCCGTAGGCATCCAGTGGATCACCGGGCAGGACGAGTCCGCAGCGGACTACGCCTCACCGCAGCGGATCGCGCTCGGTGCGACCACCCTCGTGTTGGTCTTGCTGTGCAACCGATTCCTCAAGGGATTCTGGAACCGCATCGCACTGCTCATCGGTCTCGTGGTCGGCACCCTCATCGCCTGGCCGCTCGGTGCGATCGACACCTCGACGTTCGAGCAGGCGCCACTGTTCAACCTGCCCACACCGTTCGACCTCGGCTCCCCGTCGTTCAGCTTCACGGCGACGCTCTCGCTGTGCGTGGTGATGCTGGTGGCCATGATGGAGAGCACCGCGGACATGTTGGCGCTCGGTGAGATCGTCGACCGTCCCGCCGACGAGTCCACCATCGCCGCCGGTCTGCGCGCCGACGGCGCTGGCAGTGCGCTCAGTGCCGTGTTCGGCGGTTTCACCTGCAGTGCCTTCGCGCAGAACATCGGACTGGTCGCGCTGACCCGGGTCCGGAGCCGCTACGTCGTGGCCACTGGTGGGGTCGTCCTCATCGCACTGGGGCTGTTCCCGGTGATCGGCGCGGTCGTGTCGCTGGTGCCGGAACCGGTGCTGGGCGGCGCGGCTCTGGTGCTGTTCAGTTCGGTGACCACCAGCGGAATGCGCACGCTCGGCAAGACCGACATCGGCGACCCGTTCACCTCGCTGATCGTGGCAGGCTCGCTGAGCGTCGGCATGATCCCGGTGGTCTCCCCCGACTTCTACGAGCACTTCCCCGCCGCCATGCGCACCGTGCTCGATTCCGGGATCAGCACCGGCTGTCTGGCGGCCATCGCACTGAACCTGCTGTTCGGTTCGACCCGGCGGGACAAGGGCGACGTTCCCTCCCAACGCGACCCGGACGACGATGCCGCCCACAACACCCAGGACGATGCTCCGAGCCGCCCGGCCGAACACACCTGA
- a CDS encoding CBS domain-containing protein → MTTTHGVPAAREIMTAGVDCVRTDQSAADAARLMTDRGVGAVPICGPDNKIKGVITDRDLVVKVVGQGRDAGTFPAGDLNQNEAVTVGADDSAEHILETMRQHRVKRLPVIDQQRLVGMVAVADVARALPQPRVGELVEALSYE, encoded by the coding sequence ATGACGACGACGCACGGTGTCCCGGCCGCACGGGAGATCATGACTGCGGGTGTCGACTGTGTCCGCACGGATCAATCGGCTGCCGATGCGGCACGGCTCATGACCGACCGCGGCGTGGGTGCCGTCCCCATCTGCGGGCCGGACAACAAGATCAAGGGCGTGATCACCGACCGCGATCTTGTCGTCAAGGTCGTCGGTCAGGGACGCGACGCGGGAACCTTTCCCGCAGGGGACCTCAACCAGAACGAGGCAGTGACCGTCGGTGCGGACGACTCTGCCGAGCACATTCTCGAGACGATGCGCCAACACCGGGTCAAGCGACTGCCGGTGATCGACCAGCAACGACTCGTCGGGATGGTCGCCGTGGCGGACGTGGCCCGGGCATTGCCGCAGCCTCGGGTGGGCGAACTCGTCGAAGCACTTTCCTACGAGTGA
- the gcl gene encoding glyoxylate carboligase codes for MPTVPAMQAVVDVLESEGVDVSFGCPGAAILPLYAAMEHRDIRHLIVRHEEGATHMADGWARTNGKVGVAIGTSGPAGTNMITGLYTAHADSIPMVCITGQAVSSKLHQEAFQAVDIVEIAKPVTKWSVQVKEAAQAPWIFREAFRIAKSGRPGPVLIDLPLDVQKQEIEWDPAIDAPLPVKAVEPHLPRVEKALDMLLEAERPLILAGGGVITGEAHEQVRELAELLGIPVQVTLMGKGTFPEDHELFAGMTGIQTSQRYGNESFLRSDLVLALGSRFGDRHTGALDVYRGQRRFIHVDIEPTQLGKVFGPDLGIVSDTRLFLDALLDAARRRAADTDYGTWVREVGELKTTLTRPDDYDSVPIKAPRVFRDINAVFGPETYFVTAIGLYQIWSGQFQTTHRPRHYQVCGQAGPLGWEIPAAIGVKSAEPDAEVVAVVGDYGFQFLVEELAVAAQYDVPFVIIMLNNEYLGLIRQAELEYSMNTEVDIHHDEYGTDNVKVAEAFGGSGRRVFDPADLTETIEWARKEAVATSRPVLVEVMIEREANTPRGASIDAMIEPEAVPNA; via the coding sequence ATGCCCACAGTTCCCGCTATGCAGGCCGTCGTCGACGTGCTGGAGTCCGAGGGCGTCGACGTGTCGTTCGGCTGCCCCGGCGCCGCGATCCTGCCGCTGTACGCCGCGATGGAACACCGCGACATCCGTCACCTCATCGTGCGGCACGAGGAAGGCGCCACGCACATGGCCGACGGGTGGGCGCGGACCAACGGCAAGGTCGGCGTCGCCATCGGCACCTCCGGCCCCGCGGGCACGAACATGATCACCGGCCTCTACACCGCGCACGCAGACTCCATTCCGATGGTGTGCATCACCGGCCAGGCGGTGTCGAGCAAGCTGCACCAGGAGGCCTTCCAGGCGGTCGACATCGTGGAGATCGCCAAACCGGTCACGAAGTGGTCGGTGCAGGTCAAAGAGGCGGCGCAGGCACCGTGGATCTTCCGCGAGGCGTTCCGCATCGCGAAGTCGGGACGGCCGGGGCCGGTGCTCATCGACCTCCCGCTGGACGTGCAGAAGCAGGAGATCGAGTGGGACCCGGCCATCGACGCACCACTGCCGGTCAAGGCGGTCGAGCCGCACCTGCCGCGCGTCGAGAAGGCACTCGACATGCTGCTGGAGGCCGAGCGGCCGTTGATTCTCGCCGGTGGCGGCGTGATCACCGGCGAGGCGCACGAGCAGGTGCGCGAACTGGCCGAACTGCTCGGCATCCCGGTGCAGGTGACGTTGATGGGCAAGGGGACCTTCCCTGAGGATCACGAGCTGTTCGCAGGCATGACCGGGATCCAGACCAGTCAGCGTTACGGCAACGAGTCGTTCCTGCGGTCGGATCTGGTGCTGGCGCTGGGATCGCGATTCGGCGACCGGCACACCGGGGCACTCGACGTCTACCGGGGGCAGCGGCGGTTCATCCACGTCGACATCGAACCGACGCAGCTCGGTAAGGTCTTCGGGCCGGACCTCGGGATCGTCTCGGACACTCGGTTGTTCCTCGACGCACTCCTCGACGCGGCACGGCGCCGTGCGGCCGACACCGACTACGGCACGTGGGTCCGCGAGGTGGGTGAGCTGAAGACGACGCTGACGCGGCCGGACGACTACGACTCGGTCCCGATCAAGGCGCCGCGTGTGTTCCGGGACATCAACGCCGTGTTCGGTCCGGAAACGTACTTCGTCACGGCGATCGGGCTGTACCAGATCTGGTCGGGTCAGTTCCAGACCACGCACCGCCCCCGGCACTACCAGGTCTGCGGCCAGGCGGGCCCGCTCGGCTGGGAGATCCCGGCCGCGATCGGCGTGAAGTCCGCCGAACCGGACGCGGAAGTCGTCGCGGTGGTCGGCGACTACGGTTTCCAGTTCCTCGTCGAGGAACTGGCCGTCGCGGCACAGTACGACGTTCCGTTCGTGATCATCATGCTCAACAACGAATACCTGGGCCTCATCCGCCAGGCGGAGCTGGAGTACTCGATGAACACCGAGGTGGACATCCACCACGACGAGTACGGCACGGACAACGTGAAGGTCGCCGAGGCGTTCGGAGGTTCCGGGCGCCGGGTCTTCGATCCCGCGGATCTCACGGAG
- a CDS encoding acyl-CoA synthetase: protein MRNEGVGSWPYRRARSVPDAIAVTFRGENLSYARLDERVTRLAHALRELGVDQGDRVALLSRNHPSYLETLFAAGLLGAVFVPLNARLTAPEVAYCLQDSGTSVFIHSAELTDVGIAAAEQAGCGRRVVVDGDPDVDSVGYEDIVATADTRRVDLPVTHDDACFIMYTSGTTGRPKGVVLTHRNIVFSAMNAVIDLDLLSDEVSLVCAPLFHTAALDFVALPTLLKGGTVRIEEGFDAERVLDAIEESGVTYMFGAPTMCDALSAHPDWASTDLSSIRRMIVAAAPVPPRTLHTFAERGVKLCQAYGLTETGPGALILTPDKLQDKLGTAGVPHFFTDVSLADAEGEPVAAGERGEIRISGPNVMREYWNQPDATTDSFADDWFRSGDLGVADDDGFVTVVDRMKDMIISGGENIYPAEVEATLLELAGVAECAVFGVPDERWGEVGRAAVTVEDGTRLSEQDMREFLLPRLAKFKIPASFVVVDAIPRNASGKIRKDQLREREAG from the coding sequence ATGCGCAACGAAGGTGTGGGGTCCTGGCCCTACCGCAGGGCCCGGTCCGTTCCCGACGCGATCGCTGTCACGTTCCGCGGCGAGAACCTGAGCTACGCCCGACTCGACGAGCGCGTGACCCGACTCGCCCACGCACTGCGCGAACTCGGCGTGGACCAGGGCGACAGAGTGGCCCTGCTCAGCCGAAACCACCCGTCCTACCTCGAAACACTGTTCGCGGCGGGACTGTTGGGCGCGGTGTTCGTCCCGCTCAACGCGCGGTTGACCGCGCCGGAAGTCGCGTACTGCTTGCAGGATTCCGGAACCTCGGTGTTCATCCACTCCGCGGAGCTCACCGACGTCGGTATCGCCGCCGCCGAGCAAGCCGGATGCGGCCGGCGCGTGGTCGTCGACGGCGACCCCGACGTAGACTCCGTGGGCTACGAGGACATCGTCGCCACCGCCGACACCCGGCGGGTCGATCTGCCGGTCACACACGACGACGCCTGCTTCATCATGTACACCTCGGGCACCACCGGACGCCCCAAAGGGGTCGTGCTCACTCATCGCAACATCGTGTTCTCGGCGATGAACGCGGTCATCGACCTGGACCTGCTCAGCGACGAGGTGTCGCTGGTGTGCGCGCCGCTGTTCCACACCGCAGCGCTGGACTTCGTCGCGCTGCCCACCCTGCTCAAGGGCGGCACGGTGCGGATCGAGGAAGGCTTCGACGCCGAACGAGTCCTCGACGCCATCGAAGAGTCGGGTGTCACCTACATGTTCGGCGCCCCGACGATGTGCGACGCGTTGAGTGCACACCCGGACTGGGCGAGCACCGACCTGTCGTCGATCCGCCGAATGATCGTCGCGGCCGCACCGGTTCCGCCGCGGACGCTGCACACCTTCGCCGAACGGGGCGTCAAACTGTGCCAGGCGTACGGCTTGACCGAAACGGGCCCCGGAGCGCTCATCCTCACCCCGGACAAACTGCAGGACAAGCTCGGCACCGCCGGCGTCCCGCACTTCTTCACCGACGTCAGCCTCGCCGACGCCGAAGGTGAACCGGTCGCCGCCGGTGAGCGGGGCGAGATCCGGATCTCCGGTCCCAATGTCATGCGCGAGTACTGGAACCAGCCGGACGCCACCACGGACTCCTTCGCCGACGATTGGTTCCGCTCGGGCGATCTCGGCGTGGCCGACGACGACGGGTTCGTCACCGTGGTGGACCGGATGAAGGACATGATCATTTCCGGTGGTGAGAACATCTACCCGGCGGAGGTCGAGGCGACGTTGCTCGAGCTTGCCGGGGTGGCCGAGTGTGCGGTCTTCGGCGTTCCGGACGAGAGATGGGGCGAAGTCGGCCGCGCCGCAGTGACCGTCGAGGACGGCACTCGTCTGTCCGAACAGGACATGCGCGAGTTCCTGCTTCCACGACTGGCGAAGTTCAAGATCCCCGCGTCCTTCGTCGTTGTCGACGCGATTCCGCGCAACGCCAGCGGAAAAATCCGCAAGGACCAACTCCGCGAGCGTGAAGCCGGATAG
- a CDS encoding 2-hydroxy-3-oxopropionate reductase has protein sequence MTTIGFVGLGIMGGPMAANLVKAGYFVVGTNLSRPKIDWLVEQGGRGADSIAEAVKDADVVITMLPDSPDVEAAALGDEGILAHARQGALYIDCSSIRPDTSRAVADAAASKGVRTLDAPVSGGEPKAIDGTLSLMVGGEPETFEAGREFLETVGSTIVHVGPAGSGQTVKIANQLIVAGNIGLLAEALLYLEAHGVDTEAGMRALGGGLAGSAVLDAKAEKMRSREFNPGFRIELHDKDLGNLEVSARQAGLALPIGALVTQVVAAAKAQGDGSLDHSGLFRQLAQLSGRD, from the coding sequence ATGACCACGATCGGATTCGTCGGACTGGGCATCATGGGCGGCCCGATGGCCGCGAACCTGGTGAAGGCGGGATACTTCGTCGTCGGTACCAACCTGTCCCGGCCGAAGATCGACTGGCTCGTGGAGCAGGGCGGCAGGGGAGCCGACAGCATCGCGGAGGCCGTCAAGGACGCCGACGTCGTCATCACGATGCTGCCGGATTCGCCCGACGTCGAGGCGGCCGCACTCGGCGACGAGGGCATCCTCGCCCACGCCAGGCAGGGCGCGCTCTACATCGATTGCAGCAGCATCCGCCCGGACACCTCCCGCGCCGTCGCCGATGCTGCGGCGAGCAAGGGGGTGCGCACCCTCGACGCGCCGGTCAGTGGCGGGGAGCCCAAGGCGATCGACGGCACGCTCTCGCTCATGGTCGGCGGTGAGCCCGAGACGTTCGAGGCCGGCCGCGAGTTCCTCGAAACGGTCGGCAGCACCATCGTCCACGTCGGTCCGGCAGGCTCGGGTCAGACCGTCAAGATCGCCAATCAGCTGATCGTCGCGGGCAACATCGGTCTGCTGGCCGAAGCGCTGCTGTACCTCGAAGCCCACGGCGTGGACACCGAGGCCGGAATGCGCGCGCTCGGTGGCGGTCTGGCAGGCAGCGCCGTGTTGGACGCCAAGGCCGAGAAGATGCGGTCCCGCGAGTTCAACCCCGGCTTCCGCATCGAGCTGCACGACAAGGACCTCGGCAACCTCGAGGTCTCCGCCCGACAGGCCGGGCTGGCGCTGCCGATCGGCGCACTGGTCACCCAGGTCGTCGCCGCAGCCAAGGCACAGGGTGACGGCAGCCTGGACCACTCGGGACTCTTCCGCCAGCTGGCGCAGCTCAGCGGCCGCGACTGA
- a CDS encoding helix-turn-helix domain-containing protein — protein MHPLASAIAPLLDTIGATAHPAENSEPGDIVLHWDGAPAVAVRLPGAELTSALDRLIHQVEAELGAPLPELGRPDKQRAVRLLEERGAFTLRKSVESVAQALGVSRFTVYNYLNRENTRSQD, from the coding sequence GTGCACCCGCTCGCCTCCGCCATCGCACCGCTGCTCGACACGATCGGTGCCACCGCACATCCCGCCGAGAACAGCGAACCGGGCGACATAGTGCTGCACTGGGACGGTGCGCCCGCTGTAGCCGTCCGGCTGCCGGGAGCGGAACTCACGAGCGCACTCGACCGCCTGATTCACCAGGTCGAGGCGGAACTCGGCGCGCCGCTGCCCGAGCTCGGCCGTCCGGACAAGCAACGCGCCGTCCGGCTGCTGGAGGAGCGCGGAGCGTTCACCCTGCGCAAGTCGGTCGAGTCGGTGGCTCAGGCCCTCGGCGTCAGCCGGTTCACGGTCTACAACTACCTGAATCGCGAGAACACCCGCTCGCAGGACTGA
- the pucL gene encoding factor-independent urate hydroxylase, with product MGIVMGPNQYGKAEVRIVSVAKNTERHRIKDLNVSTSLRGDFEQTHLTGDNANVLPTDTQKNTVYAFAKHAPIGEIEDFALRLGHHFVDTQDPVRGARILIDEYAWDRIPVGGTGHDHSFHRTSEEKRTTAVTIDDGKAHVVSGLTDLVVLKSTGSEFWGYPKDEYTTLQETEDRVLATAVTARWRYLRDDLDFGKTFSAVRETLLEAFATTHSYALQQTLYEMGRKVLEEHGDVAEVRLSLPNKHHFTVDLSYCGLDNDNEVFFAADRPYGLIEGMVTRDDVEQAPNAWFSLPEF from the coding sequence ATGGGCATCGTCATGGGCCCGAACCAGTACGGCAAGGCCGAAGTGCGCATCGTCTCGGTCGCCAAGAACACCGAGCGGCACCGCATCAAGGACCTCAACGTCAGCACCTCGCTGCGCGGAGACTTCGAGCAGACGCACCTCACCGGCGACAACGCGAACGTTCTGCCGACCGACACGCAGAAGAACACCGTCTACGCCTTCGCCAAGCACGCACCGATCGGCGAGATCGAGGACTTCGCGCTGCGGCTCGGCCACCACTTCGTCGACACCCAGGACCCGGTGCGGGGCGCACGGATTCTCATCGACGAATACGCGTGGGACCGCATTCCGGTCGGCGGCACCGGCCACGACCACTCCTTCCACCGGACCTCCGAGGAGAAACGGACGACGGCGGTGACCATCGACGACGGCAAGGCGCACGTCGTCTCGGGGCTCACGGATCTCGTCGTCCTCAAGTCCACCGGATCCGAGTTCTGGGGCTACCCCAAGGACGAGTACACGACGCTGCAGGAGACCGAAGACCGGGTGCTGGCCACGGCCGTCACGGCGCGGTGGCGCTATCTGCGCGACGACCTCGACTTCGGCAAGACCTTCAGCGCGGTCCGCGAGACACTGCTGGAAGCCTTCGCGACCACGCACAGTTACGCCCTGCAGCAGACGCTCTACGAGATGGGCCGGAAGGTGCTGGAGGAACACGGTGACGTGGCCGAGGTCCGGCTGTCCCTGCCGAACAAGCACCACTTCACCGTGGACCTCTCGTACTGCGGTCTGGACAACGACAACGAGGTCTTCTTCGCCGCCGACCGCCCCTACGGACTGATCGAGGGCATGGTCACCCGCGACGACGTCGAGCAGGCGCCGAACGCCTGGTTCAGCCTGCCCGAGTTCTGA
- a CDS encoding DUF6343 family protein, which translates to MSQNRDYSQGLPGYHDILSQTMDAPSALSALTLRLWLAGFGLVFCGLSAALLFVFVPGLAWFAWVLVVLAVVAAVDFGWVAHRKRRGEPG; encoded by the coding sequence GTGTCCCAGAACCGCGACTACTCCCAAGGACTGCCGGGATATCACGACATCCTGTCGCAGACGATGGACGCGCCGTCGGCGCTCAGTGCGCTGACGCTGCGGCTGTGGCTGGCCGGATTCGGGCTGGTGTTCTGCGGGCTGTCGGCCGCCCTGCTCTTCGTGTTCGTCCCCGGGCTCGCCTGGTTCGCGTGGGTGCTCGTCGTGCTCGCGGTCGTGGCGGCCGTCGACTTCGGCTGGGTGGCCCACAGGAAGCGGCGCGGCGAACCCGGTTGA